A genomic segment from Roseibium algicola encodes:
- a CDS encoding protein-L-isoaspartate O-methyltransferase family protein, with protein MTDFNQSRRKMVDNQLRTNDVTDHRILDAMEVVPRERFVPASKRAVAYIDEDLPIGAVETGRMLMKPHIFGKLVQLADIREGDVVLVIGAGTGYSAAVVSKLAASVVALEENPDLAKTATEVLVDLGIENAVVVEGALAAGYSSEGPYDVIFVDGAVEVLPKALTDQLKPTGRLAVIEGRGGAGVAKLYQKSGSAVSSRFGFNASVSVLPGFDKADEFVF; from the coding sequence ATGACGGACTTTAATCAGTCCCGCCGCAAGATGGTGGATAACCAGCTGCGCACCAACGATGTGACCGATCACCGGATCCTGGACGCAATGGAAGTGGTGCCGCGCGAGCGCTTCGTTCCGGCATCCAAACGTGCCGTTGCCTATATCGACGAAGATCTGCCGATTGGAGCAGTCGAAACCGGCCGCATGCTGATGAAGCCGCATATTTTCGGAAAGCTGGTTCAACTGGCGGATATCCGGGAAGGCGATGTCGTTCTGGTCATTGGAGCTGGCACCGGTTACAGCGCTGCAGTCGTTTCCAAACTTGCTGCTTCCGTCGTGGCTCTTGAGGAAAATCCGGACCTTGCCAAGACGGCAACCGAGGTTCTGGTCGATCTCGGCATCGAAAATGCGGTTGTCGTGGAAGGTGCACTGGCAGCAGGCTATTCTTCCGAAGGCCCTTACGACGTCATTTTCGTGGACGGAGCCGTCGAAGTGCTGCCAAAGGCTCTGACTGACCAGCTGAAACCAACAGGACGTCTGGCAGTGATTGAAGGACGCGGTGGTGCTGGCGTCGCCAAACTCTACCAGAAATCGGGTTCTGCGGTGAGCAGCCGATTCGGTTTCAATGCCTCCGTTAGCGTGCTTCCTGGCTTCGACAAGGCTGACGAATTCGTTTTCTGA
- a CDS encoding carboxylate-amine ligase: MKEPSFSIGVEEEYLLVDRSTRMLASSPPPELFKACETALEGRVSPEFLKCQIEVGTPVCSSLQEVRTELGYFRKTIAREAAMFDLAPIASSTHPFADWTDQPHTDKERYNEIARTMQLVVKRMVICGMHVHVGIEDEELRIELFNQLAYFLPHLLALSTSSPFWRGRNTGLKSYRLSVFNEMPRTGLPPGFDSYFDYRHTVDILVRAGVIEDATKIWWDLRPSDRFPTLEMRITDVCPLLDDAVAIAATFRCLCRMLYRLRRANQGWRQYSRFLLAENRWQAQRHGTNAQLIDFGRNKTAAFPDMIEELIELILPDAVHFDCVSDVSHLREIAARGTSAERQLELAGDIPEDGHLRQDILDRIVDQLISETQRGL; encoded by the coding sequence ATGAAGGAACCGAGTTTCAGCATTGGCGTCGAGGAAGAATATCTCCTCGTCGACAGATCGACCCGCATGTTGGCGAGTTCGCCACCACCGGAACTGTTCAAGGCCTGCGAAACCGCCCTTGAAGGACGAGTCAGTCCTGAATTTCTGAAATGTCAGATCGAGGTCGGAACACCGGTATGCTCCAGTCTGCAGGAGGTACGCACGGAACTCGGCTATTTCCGCAAGACCATTGCGCGCGAGGCGGCAATGTTCGACCTGGCGCCGATTGCGTCTTCAACCCACCCGTTCGCCGACTGGACGGACCAGCCGCACACAGACAAGGAACGTTACAACGAGATCGCCAGGACCATGCAGCTCGTGGTCAAGCGCATGGTGATCTGCGGAATGCATGTTCATGTCGGTATTGAAGACGAAGAACTGCGCATCGAGCTGTTCAATCAGCTCGCCTATTTCCTGCCGCACCTGCTCGCACTCAGCACTTCATCCCCGTTCTGGCGTGGTCGGAACACCGGCCTGAAGTCCTATCGTCTATCGGTTTTCAACGAAATGCCGCGGACCGGCCTGCCACCCGGATTCGACAGTTACTTCGACTATCGGCACACGGTCGACATTCTCGTTCGCGCCGGTGTCATCGAAGATGCCACCAAGATCTGGTGGGACCTGCGCCCCTCCGACCGGTTTCCGACACTGGAAATGCGCATTACCGATGTCTGTCCGTTGCTTGACGACGCCGTCGCCATAGCAGCGACTTTCAGATGCCTGTGCCGCATGCTTTACCGCTTGCGCCGCGCCAATCAGGGTTGGCGGCAATATTCACGGTTTCTCCTGGCGGAAAATCGCTGGCAGGCACAACGACACGGCACAAATGCACAACTGATCGATTTCGGCCGCAACAAAACGGCAGCCTTTCCGGACATGATCGAGGAACTGATTGAACTCATTCTTCCGGACGCAGTTCATTTTGACTGCGTGTCCGACGTGAGCCATTTGAGGGAGATCGCCGCCAGAGGCACCTCCGCGGAACGCCAGCTGGAACTGGCTGGTGATATTCCTGAAGACGGTCACCTGCGCCAGGACATTCTCGACAGGATTGTCGACCAGTTGATTTCCGAGACCCAACGAGGGCTTTGA
- the cobD gene encoding threonine-phosphate decarboxylase CobD, with the protein MEHGGDLTLAIERFGGTHDDWLDLSTGINPYSYPVPDDLPLSTWTSLPARGAEEHLIAAARQAYRIPDNLAVCAAPGTQVLLSLLPTILPEGPVVLASPTYTSHRDAWTRESRAPIEVSSVYSLPADAKIVVLVNPNNPDGRLIDVKSLIEIARTLSARGGYLVVDEAFADVVPGATLLPHIGTENVVVLRSFGKFFGLAGLRIGFLAGEKTAISRMSGLLDSWSLSGPALEIGARALRDSTWQDRTTRLLIEDMADLTVALSEAGLSVFGGTPLYALAGLRNPKGLHEALARRRIWTRIFDYAPTWIRFGLPGGPENLKRLTDALAEALKEV; encoded by the coding sequence ATGGAACACGGCGGGGATTTGACCCTTGCGATTGAGCGCTTTGGCGGAACGCATGACGACTGGCTGGATTTATCAACCGGGATAAATCCATACAGCTATCCCGTGCCTGACGACCTGCCGCTGTCCACCTGGACCAGCCTGCCGGCACGCGGCGCCGAAGAACACCTGATTGCAGCTGCTCGCCAAGCTTATCGCATTCCCGACAATCTCGCTGTCTGTGCAGCGCCTGGAACACAGGTCCTGCTGTCGCTTCTACCGACCATCCTTCCTGAAGGGCCGGTCGTTCTCGCCTCGCCCACCTATACCAGCCACAGGGATGCCTGGACGCGGGAAAGCCGAGCACCTATCGAAGTATCCAGCGTCTACTCCCTGCCCGCTGATGCAAAGATCGTGGTTCTGGTCAATCCGAACAATCCGGACGGACGTCTGATAGATGTCAAAAGCTTGATCGAAATCGCGCGGACACTGAGCGCACGCGGCGGTTATCTGGTGGTGGACGAAGCCTTTGCCGATGTCGTACCGGGCGCGACCTTGCTGCCGCACATCGGAACCGAAAACGTTGTCGTTTTGCGGTCCTTTGGAAAGTTCTTCGGTCTTGCGGGACTGCGGATCGGCTTTCTTGCAGGCGAAAAAACCGCCATTTCCAGAATGTCCGGCCTGTTGGACAGCTGGAGCCTCAGCGGACCGGCGCTGGAAATCGGGGCCAGGGCACTGCGTGACAGCACCTGGCAGGATCGGACAACCAGGCTGTTGATCGAAGACATGGCGGACCTGACAGTCGCGCTTTCCGAGGCAGGTCTCAGTGTCTTCGGCGGCACCCCTCTCTATGCGCTTGCCGGTCTGCGCAATCCCAAGGGCCTGCATGAGGCCCTTGCCCGCAGAAGGATCTGGACGCGGATCTTCGACTACGCACCAACCTGGATCCGCTTTGGCCTTCCAGGAGGACCGGAAAATCTCAAACGTCTGACAGACGCTCTTGCAGAAGCGCTAAAAGAGGTCTGA
- the cbiB gene encoding adenosylcobinamide-phosphate synthase CbiB yields the protein MLLYDHALWLLLAALLLDALIGDPDWMWQRVPHPVVWIGKLIGLFDRHFNKTEFAPATRKLGGVLTLLALLAGAGLAGVVIEAVAKWLPYGRVLEAVVAAVFIAQNSLYRHVAAVRDGLLKDGLEGGRKAVSMIVGRDPNRLDEAGVSRAAIESCAENYSDGIVAPVFWFAVLGLPGLIVYKAVNTADSMIGHKNEVYADFGWAAARFDDLVNLPASRLAGLFIALCAPLSRGSVRKSIACILDDARKHRSPNAGWPEAAMAGALNLALAGPRIYPGYTVNDRYLNASGRKDARAEDISRALRILIGCYALEALLIAGLALLLAF from the coding sequence ATGCTGCTTTACGACCACGCTCTCTGGCTGCTTCTCGCCGCGCTGTTGCTGGACGCCCTGATCGGTGATCCCGACTGGATGTGGCAACGCGTGCCGCATCCGGTTGTCTGGATCGGCAAGTTGATCGGCCTGTTTGACCGGCATTTCAACAAAACGGAATTCGCACCGGCGACACGCAAGCTTGGCGGCGTGCTGACACTCCTGGCGCTGCTTGCCGGCGCCGGACTTGCCGGTGTCGTCATTGAGGCAGTTGCGAAGTGGTTGCCATATGGCAGGGTGCTTGAGGCCGTCGTAGCTGCGGTGTTTATCGCTCAAAACAGTCTTTACCGTCACGTGGCAGCCGTGCGTGATGGCCTGTTGAAGGACGGGTTGGAAGGTGGCCGCAAGGCGGTTTCCATGATTGTCGGACGTGACCCGAACCGGCTGGACGAAGCCGGTGTCTCGCGGGCAGCCATCGAATCCTGCGCCGAGAATTATTCCGACGGTATCGTGGCGCCGGTCTTCTGGTTCGCCGTGCTCGGCCTGCCCGGATTGATCGTCTACAAGGCGGTGAATACAGCCGACAGCATGATCGGCCACAAGAACGAGGTTTATGCAGACTTTGGGTGGGCGGCTGCCCGTTTCGACGATCTGGTCAACCTGCCCGCCTCGCGCCTGGCAGGGCTGTTTATCGCCCTGTGTGCGCCCTTGTCCCGGGGCTCGGTCCGAAAGAGCATTGCCTGTATTCTGGACGACGCCCGCAAGCACCGCTCGCCAAATGCCGGTTGGCCGGAGGCGGCCATGGCAGGCGCATTGAACCTGGCTCTTGCAGGACCGCGGATCTATCCGGGTTACACCGTCAATGACCGGTATCTGAATGCGAGTGGACGAAAGGATGCGAGGGCAGAAGATATTTCGCGCGCCTTGAGGATCCTCATTGGCTGCTACGCACTCGAGGCGTTGCTGATTGCAGGTCTGGCGCTATTGCTGGCCTTCTAG
- a CDS encoding cobyric acid synthase, protein MVEAKAAGKVPAIMVQGTGSNVGKSLIVAGLCRLFANRGLNVRPFKPQNMSNNAAVTADGGEIGRAQALQAMGCRVPLSVHMNPVLLKPETDTGAQVIVQGKRHGTMRAREYGKQKAELLPKVMESFSINASGVDLVIVEGAGSPAEINLRSGDIANMGFAEAADLPVILCADIDRGGVIASVVGTCAVLEEKERQRIKGFFINRFRGDPSLFDEGLREIEQRTGWQGLGVVPWFADAAKLPAEDALGLADGFGDGGLKIVVPVISRIANFDDLDPLRLEPGVTLELVQPGTPLPGDADVVLLPGSKSTVGDLAFFRRQGWDIDLKAHHRRGGHILGVCGGYQMLGKVISDPDGIEGSPGTVEGLGYLDVETILTADKSTVAARATHVASGAPVSGYEIHVGRTSGPDCTNPMMRLDDGRSDGAVSADGRVYGTYIHGLFTDDAFRTAYLNAFGVRSDLSYDQDIDRILDDLAGHLDSVLDVEAILKIARGAA, encoded by the coding sequence ATGGTTGAGGCAAAAGCGGCCGGCAAGGTACCGGCGATCATGGTTCAGGGCACAGGCTCGAATGTTGGCAAAAGCCTGATCGTCGCCGGTCTGTGTCGTCTCTTTGCCAACCGCGGCCTGAACGTTCGCCCCTTCAAGCCGCAGAACATGTCAAACAACGCTGCCGTAACAGCCGACGGCGGCGAAATCGGCAGGGCCCAGGCGCTTCAGGCCATGGGCTGCCGCGTTCCGTTGAGTGTTCACATGAACCCCGTTCTGTTGAAGCCCGAAACCGACACCGGTGCTCAGGTAATCGTGCAGGGCAAGCGACATGGCACGATGCGGGCGCGCGAATATGGAAAGCAGAAAGCTGAATTATTACCAAAGGTTATGGAGAGTTTTTCGATAAACGCCTCAGGTGTTGATCTGGTGATTGTCGAGGGAGCAGGAAGCCCTGCGGAAATCAATCTCCGCTCTGGAGACATCGCCAACATGGGATTTGCCGAGGCGGCGGATCTGCCAGTGATCCTGTGTGCGGACATAGATCGCGGCGGGGTTATTGCATCAGTCGTCGGAACTTGTGCTGTGCTGGAAGAAAAGGAACGGCAGCGCATCAAGGGCTTCTTCATCAACCGGTTTCGGGGAGACCCGAGCCTGTTCGACGAAGGCTTGCGAGAAATCGAGCAGCGCACCGGATGGCAAGGTCTCGGTGTGGTCCCGTGGTTTGCGGATGCTGCGAAACTTCCGGCAGAAGATGCGCTCGGTCTGGCGGACGGATTTGGTGACGGGGGGCTCAAGATCGTTGTTCCCGTGATCTCGCGGATCGCGAACTTCGACGACCTGGATCCGCTCCGGCTTGAACCGGGTGTAACGCTTGAGCTTGTTCAACCCGGCACCCCTTTGCCGGGAGACGCCGATGTCGTGCTGTTGCCCGGGTCGAAGTCCACTGTTGGTGATCTCGCCTTTTTCCGCAGACAGGGTTGGGACATAGATCTCAAGGCACACCACCGGCGGGGCGGGCACATCCTGGGCGTCTGCGGTGGATATCAGATGCTGGGCAAGGTCATCTCGGATCCGGACGGTATCGAGGGATCCCCCGGAACGGTCGAAGGCCTGGGATATCTGGATGTCGAGACCATCCTGACGGCAGATAAATCGACCGTTGCCGCACGCGCGACCCATGTTGCCAGCGGAGCCCCTGTCTCCGGCTACGAAATTCATGTTGGCCGAACGTCCGGGCCAGACTGTACCAATCCCATGATGCGCCTTGATGATGGTCGGTCCGATGGTGCGGTCTCAGCGGATGGCCGAGTGTACGGAACCTACATTCACGGCCTGTTCACCGACGATGCGTTCCGGACGGCTTACCTGAATGCCTTCGGTGTCCGCTCCGACCTCAGCTACGATCAGGACATCGACCGGATTCTGGATGATCTTGCAGGGCATCTGGACAGCGTCCTCGATGTGGAGGCCATCCTGAAGATCGCACGCGGCGCTGCTTAA
- a CDS encoding YrhK family protein, with translation MSKLFDHSLRTASQAHVETVRKYELYRTVVEFLAALTFLVGSVFFFYDSLMYAGTWLFVIGSVLFAVRPTVRLMLELRLANLPVPSEFRPYGAAPFGKD, from the coding sequence ATGAGCAAGCTATTCGACCACAGTCTTCGCACGGCCTCGCAGGCGCATGTTGAAACGGTCCGGAAATACGAACTGTACCGAACCGTTGTCGAATTTCTGGCTGCATTGACGTTTCTCGTCGGCAGCGTCTTCTTTTTCTACGACAGCCTGATGTATGCAGGAACATGGTTGTTCGTGATCGGATCCGTTCTCTTTGCCGTTCGGCCGACGGTTCGCTTGATGCTGGAACTGCGGCTCGCCAATCTTCCGGTACCAAGCGAATTTCGGCCATATGGCGCAGCACCATTCGGCAAAGATTGA
- the cobO gene encoding cob(I)yrinic acid a,c-diamide adenosyltransferase has protein sequence MTADKDKPELTEEELNARHAEKMRKKKAARDKIMATKTIEKGLLIVHTGKGKGKSTAGFGMVFRSLGHGHKVGVVQFVKGRIETGERMALERFSDLVTIKRMGEGFTWETQDRQRDIDAANEAWQAAKDMITSGEYRLILCDELNIVLRYDYLDIAEVVDFLKNEKPDDVHVVITGRNAKDELIDIADLVTDMTQIKHPFRSGVKPQEGIEF, from the coding sequence GTGACCGCCGACAAGGACAAGCCGGAACTGACCGAAGAAGAACTCAATGCCCGCCATGCCGAGAAGATGCGCAAGAAAAAGGCCGCACGTGACAAGATCATGGCGACCAAGACCATCGAAAAGGGCTTGCTGATCGTCCACACGGGCAAGGGCAAAGGCAAGTCGACAGCCGGTTTCGGAATGGTGTTCCGTTCTCTCGGTCACGGCCACAAGGTTGGCGTGGTGCAGTTCGTGAAGGGACGGATCGAAACCGGTGAGCGCATGGCTCTGGAACGGTTCTCTGACCTCGTCACGATCAAACGGATGGGTGAGGGGTTCACGTGGGAAACTCAGGACCGGCAGCGGGATATCGATGCGGCGAACGAAGCCTGGCAAGCCGCCAAGGACATGATCACATCCGGTGAATATCGCCTGATCCTGTGCGACGAGCTCAACATCGTTCTGCGCTACGATTATCTGGACATCGCCGAAGTGGTCGATTTCCTTAAGAACGAAAAACCGGACGATGTGCATGTCGTCATCACGGGGCGCAATGCCAAGGACGAGCTGATCGACATTGCAGATCTTGTCACCGACATGACCCAGATAAAACACCCCTTCCGGTCTGGTGTGAAACCACAGGAAGGCATCGAGTTTTAA